One Maribacter cobaltidurans genomic window carries:
- the porL gene encoding type IX secretion system motor protein PorL/GldL gives MAQSKSTKKLFNMAYGLGASVVIIGALFKILHWEFGPLTGGLLLAIGLITEALIFAISAFEPVDDELDWSLVYPELAGGESKGRKNELAEVKEAETSLSKKLDDLLKEAGVDASLMESLGSSIKNFEGAAKGIAPTVDAMESTRKYSEEMVQAAAQMESLNSLYKVQLESASRQASVNEEVVQNASALKEQMASLSTNLSSLNGVYGGMLSAMNRN, from the coding sequence ATGGCACAGTCAAAATCAACAAAAAAATTATTCAACATGGCCTACGGGCTTGGAGCATCAGTCGTAATCATAGGTGCATTATTTAAAATTCTTCACTGGGAGTTTGGACCTTTAACAGGTGGTCTTTTATTGGCGATCGGTCTTATTACAGAAGCATTGATCTTCGCTATTAGTGCATTTGAACCAGTAGACGATGAATTGGATTGGTCTTTAGTCTATCCAGAATTAGCTGGCGGGGAATCCAAAGGAAGAAAAAATGAACTAGCTGAAGTTAAGGAAGCAGAAACTTCTTTGTCCAAAAAATTGGATGATCTTTTAAAAGAGGCAGGTGTTGACGCCAGCCTAATGGAGAGCTTGGGATCTAGCATCAAGAACTTTGAAGGTGCTGCGAAAGGTATCGCTCCTACTGTTGATGCTATGGAGTCTACAAGAAAGTATTCCGAAGAAATGGTACAGGCTGCCGCTCAAATGGAATCTTTAAACAGTCTTTATAAAGTACAATTGGAAAGTGCTAGCAGACAAGCTTCCGTTAACGAGGAAGTTGTTCAGAATGCAAGTGCGCTTAAAGAGCAAATGGCTTCATTGTCCACAAACCTTTCTTCTTTGAATGGTGTTTATGGTGGAATGTTGTCCGCAATGAACAGAAACTAA
- the porM gene encoding type IX secretion system motor protein PorM/GldM has product MAGGKQTPRQKMINLMYLIFIAMLALNMSKEVLAAFGIMNEKLETSNEMTTASNEAFLGSLETKASEDAAKYEKLYQDAQKIKAMSQEYYDYLQTLKDGMTEGLEDPKDYARMDNSDYLDQKFFQGDNLSEGGQEFMKRLTDYRDQVAAIVPASLKQSVIDRFQTGNEEGKVKAKDGMQDWINYHYEGYPLVASLAKLTALQADVKATEESALKSMLEGELTSQVSLKNFATSLSASKSAYYAGERYDGKIIISKTDNTSTPVRAELTLDGRKLSEGTDYKLEAGGVKMLIGAGSAGDHEVEGTIFFKQDGEEIEVPVKNSFATISKPNSALIAADKMNVVYRGVANPMSISIPGIPDNKVSASAPGLKKVSASKYVMNPGTGREVTINASGILPDGTKINTPATFRIKDIPRPEGTLSKQAGSVKLPRANVEIATIGAMLDDFDFDLNLAVSGFKFKVPGQPTVSVRGNKLDSKAKAALKRAGRGDVVQIFDIEAYITNNKSYKLKKVSPVVVEITN; this is encoded by the coding sequence ATGGCAGGAGGAAAACAAACACCACGTCAGAAGATGATCAACCTAATGTACTTGATCTTCATCGCAATGCTGGCGTTAAATATGAGTAAAGAGGTGCTAGCAGCATTCGGCATAATGAACGAAAAGCTAGAGACTTCTAATGAAATGACTACGGCAAGTAACGAAGCGTTCTTGGGTAGTCTGGAAACAAAAGCATCTGAAGATGCGGCTAAATACGAAAAGCTGTACCAAGATGCCCAGAAAATCAAAGCAATGTCCCAAGAGTATTATGACTATTTACAAACTCTTAAAGACGGAATGACGGAGGGATTGGAAGACCCTAAGGATTATGCCCGTATGGATAATTCAGATTATTTGGATCAGAAATTCTTCCAAGGAGATAATTTATCAGAAGGTGGTCAAGAGTTTATGAAAAGACTTACCGACTATAGAGATCAAGTTGCCGCTATTGTTCCGGCGTCTTTGAAGCAATCTGTTATCGATAGATTTCAGACTGGCAACGAAGAAGGAAAAGTAAAGGCAAAGGATGGTATGCAAGATTGGATCAACTATCATTACGAGGGATATCCCCTTGTGGCCTCTTTGGCAAAATTGACTGCTTTACAAGCTGATGTTAAAGCTACTGAAGAATCTGCCTTGAAATCTATGTTGGAAGGAGAGTTAACAAGTCAAGTTTCTTTAAAGAACTTTGCAACATCACTTTCTGCATCTAAATCTGCTTATTATGCCGGAGAAAGGTATGATGGTAAAATCATCATCAGTAAAACGGATAATACTTCTACTCCGGTAAGAGCTGAATTGACTTTGGACGGCAGAAAGCTTTCTGAAGGTACAGACTACAAATTGGAAGCTGGTGGTGTTAAAATGTTGATTGGAGCCGGTTCTGCCGGAGACCACGAGGTAGAAGGTACGATTTTCTTCAAGCAGGACGGAGAAGAAATAGAAGTACCTGTTAAAAACTCCTTTGCTACCATTTCAAAACCAAATTCAGCATTGATCGCTGCAGATAAGATGAACGTTGTGTATCGTGGTGTAGCCAACCCAATGTCCATCTCTATCCCTGGTATTCCAGATAATAAAGTAAGTGCTTCCGCTCCCGGACTTAAGAAAGTGAGTGCTAGTAAGTACGTAATGAATCCAGGTACAGGTAGGGAAGTTACTATTAATGCTAGTGGTATTTTACCTGACGGTACAAAAATAAATACACCGGCTACGTTTAGGATTAAGGATATTCCAAGACCTGAAGGTACGCTTAGCAAGCAGGCAGGTAGTGTAAAATTACCTAGGGCCAACGTTGAGATTGCTACAATTGGCGCTATGTTGGATGATTTTGATTTTGACTTGAACCTTGCGGTAAGCGGATTTAAGTTCAAAGTTCCAGGTCAGCCTACAGTAAGTGTTAGAGGTAATAAGTTGGACTCTAAAGCTAAAGCTGCATTGAAACGTGCAGGTAGAGGTGATGTGGTTCAGATCTTCGATATCGAAGCATATATTACGAACAACAAAAGTTACAAATTGAAGAAAGTATCTCCGGTAGTTGTGGAGATAACAAACTAA
- the porN gene encoding type IX secretion system ring subunit PorN/GldN, protein MNWKNVLVMGAVTLLPASIMAQANILNAKKPQEIGVRTEEQKAVDNDAPLEYGYVDDRDILWSKTLWETIDLDERVNFPLYYPTDTMDIGKDRRSLYHVLIKNLKEGNLEAYADSYFTEKRTYNDLSGALQSVDTLDYGYEQMNAGEQVSAEYITRRNITAGEIEEYHIKGMWYFDKRQGELKYRLLGIAPVAPDVNFIDDENPDMVELFWVWYPDAREILHEAKVFNQQNSAQPISYDMLLNARRFNAVIYKEDNVHGDREVSEYIADNALFQLLEAKRIKEAIRDREQDMWAY, encoded by the coding sequence ATGAATTGGAAAAATGTTTTAGTAATGGGCGCGGTAACCTTGTTGCCGGCTTCCATAATGGCTCAGGCCAATATCTTGAACGCTAAAAAACCACAAGAAATAGGGGTTCGTACGGAAGAACAAAAAGCCGTGGACAACGATGCTCCTTTGGAATACGGTTATGTGGATGATCGGGATATTCTTTGGTCCAAAACACTGTGGGAAACCATTGATTTGGATGAAAGGGTAAACTTTCCCTTGTATTATCCAACAGATACCATGGATATAGGTAAAGACAGAAGGTCTTTGTACCATGTGTTGATCAAAAATCTTAAGGAAGGTAATCTGGAAGCCTATGCGGATTCCTATTTTACCGAGAAAAGAACCTATAATGACTTATCCGGTGCACTACAGTCAGTGGATACATTGGACTATGGTTATGAACAAATGAATGCTGGGGAGCAGGTTTCTGCCGAATACATTACCCGTAGAAATATCACTGCAGGTGAAATTGAGGAATACCATATCAAAGGAATGTGGTATTTTGATAAAAGACAGGGGGAGTTAAAATATCGTTTATTGGGTATTGCTCCAGTTGCGCCGGACGTAAACTTCATCGATGATGAAAATCCTGATATGGTGGAGTTGTTTTGGGTATGGTATCCAGATGCTCGTGAAATTTTGCACGAGGCCAAAGTCTTTAACCAGCAAAATTCCGCTCAACCCATCTCTTATGATATGTTGCTGAACGCAAGAAGGTTTAATGCTGTTATCTATAAAGAAGACAATGTTCATGGAGACCGTGAGGTCAGCGAATATATTGCGGACAATGCACTTTTCCAATTGTTGGAGGCTAAACGTATCAAGGAAGCTATTAGGGACAGGGAACAAGATATGTGGGCATACTAA
- a CDS encoding NAD(P)/FAD-dependent oxidoreductase, which translates to MVDYIVVGLGLAGTAFCETLRRNQRSFCVISDQSQTSSKVAAGLSNPVILKRFTLAWRADELVPYSKSFYTELEKELNVKFLIDQPILRKFSSIEEQNLWFEASDKDALNQFLSPQLERNSNKALIAPFDFGSLNGAYKLNTELFLTSYQNEILHPDIHIRETFDYSEIRKKQDYLEYKGIRARNILFAEGFGLKKNPFFNYLPMNGSKGEYLIIKSNELGLESAVKSSIFVIPLEPSFYLVGANYNSVDKDNEPSEEAKAELLKKLENIINCPYQVVGHVAGVRPTVKDRRPLIGTHPGNKMFHVLNGFGSHGVMIAPWAANELFNFLENGTDLDDEININRFQYLWSN; encoded by the coding sequence ATGGTAGATTATATTGTCGTTGGCTTGGGTTTGGCAGGAACTGCTTTTTGTGAAACCTTAAGGCGAAATCAAAGAAGTTTTTGTGTCATTAGTGACCAATCCCAGACCTCTTCAAAGGTAGCAGCAGGGTTATCCAACCCGGTCATCTTAAAACGGTTTACTTTAGCCTGGAGAGCCGATGAACTGGTGCCCTATTCCAAAAGCTTTTACACAGAATTGGAAAAGGAATTAAATGTGAAGTTCCTCATTGATCAACCCATCTTACGTAAATTCAGTTCAATAGAGGAACAGAATCTATGGTTCGAAGCTTCCGATAAGGATGCATTGAACCAATTTTTATCTCCACAACTGGAAAGGAATTCGAACAAGGCCCTAATTGCACCATTTGATTTTGGAAGTTTAAATGGAGCATATAAACTAAATACCGAATTATTCCTTACGAGTTATCAAAATGAAATATTGCATCCTGATATTCATATACGAGAAACTTTTGATTATTCCGAGATAAGGAAAAAGCAGGACTATTTAGAGTACAAGGGAATTAGAGCCCGCAATATTCTTTTTGCTGAGGGTTTTGGGCTTAAAAAAAATCCGTTTTTCAATTATCTTCCCATGAACGGTTCAAAAGGAGAATATTTGATCATAAAATCCAATGAACTAGGTCTAGAGAGCGCCGTTAAATCATCCATTTTTGTTATACCACTTGAGCCAAGTTTTTATTTGGTCGGAGCCAACTATAATTCCGTGGATAAGGACAATGAACCCTCAGAAGAAGCAAAAGCAGAACTACTTAAAAAACTGGAGAACATTATAAATTGTCCTTATCAAGTGGTAGGTCATGTAGCTGGGGTTAGACCCACCGTAAAGGATAGACGGCCTTTGATAGGAACCCATCCCGGGAACAAAATGTTTCATGTTTTAAATGGTTTTGGTTCGCATGGAGTGATGATTGCTCCTTGGGCGGCAAATGAATTGTTCAATTTTTTGGAGAATGGAACGGACTTGGATGATGAGATAAACATCAATAGATTTCAATATTTGTGGTCTAATTGA